A single region of the Brachypodium distachyon strain Bd21 chromosome 3, Brachypodium_distachyon_v3.0, whole genome shotgun sequence genome encodes:
- the LOC104584234 gene encoding uncharacterized protein LOC104584234, with amino-acid sequence MASGEIPYPSQVVHIDPVLLAAFNEGTLRDSLMSHVEGLIVAKTRAEEWEQNRSLRVARRLGEEDRAEKERVEKEKKKKKALLAEQMKQAAESLKADKAKSEARKKAAEKMPEVQGGNEEVDREKTEYEKTRDAARETRREIGLKARHDSVVPSDTEESQDLP; translated from the exons ATGGCCTCTGGAGAAATTCCATATCCTTCTCAAGTTGTTCACATTGATCCAGTTCTGCTTGCTGCTTTCAATGAAGGAACGCTCCGGGATTCCCTCATGAGCCATGTTGAAGGCCTGATTGTTGCCAAGACTCGGGCTGAAGAATGGGAACAGAACCGCAGCTTGCGTGTTGCCAGGCGGTTAGGAGAAGAAGACCGTGCTGAGAAGGAACGTgttgagaaggagaag aagaagaagaaagctctGCTCGCTGAGCAGATGAAACAAGCAGCCGAAAGCCTGAAGGCTGATAAGGCTAAGAGTGAAGCAAGGAAGAAAGCCGCCGAGAAAATGCCTGAAGTACAAGGCGGAAATGAAGAAGTTGATCGGGAGAAGACAGAATATGAGAAGACGAGGGATGCAGCTCGTGAGACTCGTCGTGAGATCGGCCTCAAGGCCAGACATGACTCAGTTGTCCCCTCTGACACTGAAGAAAGTCAGGATTTACCTTAG
- the LOC100835556 gene encoding uncharacterized protein LOC100835556 produces the protein MASTSGASGAGNGGMGLESAMKNLVLREGEMDDVVIGEVEAAAMEKEAHWLALARVHTSRPFNVTALYDTMRSIWGLAQDFYHREVDDNMFVFKFFCLGDWKKVPNQGPWLFRGFTVVLHDYDGRSDKSLLPMNYTAVWAQIHGIPDLYCCPQVVDQLARRIGKVQSVELNPVKYYEGDYVRIRASIDVRVPPIRFVPLKLPDEGLLLDVKYEKIGFLYEVCGHFGHNQEECGDGVHDESELQYGKWMVAKRRVSATSLSFGARTPVPGRRGGGRGFGGRGRESSSLKRSSQEADLSTEEELADSAMSPAKNPAPSNGKYVINSSAKKKLDVGGAEVPADADNDVAMSEEKHDSGTNLGLVPPPPPQYVKPKDHKRVKQGGPFQWHKPTRRYRRPPWRRTAGRNEYIKLELSRDWQRRDSSRASHFGATVCPLGAMSPRNSSW, from the coding sequence ATGGCAAGTACTTCGGGCGCTTCTGGGGCTGGCAACGGAGGTATGGGTCTGGAGAGTGCTATGAAGAACCTGGTGTTGCGTGAAGGGGAGATGGATGATGTGGTGATCGGTGaagtggaggcggcggcaatggAAAAGGAGGCGCATTGGCTCGCTCTGGCTAGGGTCCATACCTCCAGACCGTTCAACGTTACGGCATTGTATGATACTATGAGATCAATCTGGGGTTTGGCGCAGGACTTTTATCACCGGGAGGTTGATGATAACATGTTCGTCTTCAAGTTCTTTTGTTTGGGTGATTGGAAGAAAGTGCCGAACCAGGGTCCTTGGCTGTTCCGTGGATTCACGGTGGTTCTCCACGACTATGATGGGAGATCGGACAAGTCCTTGCTCCCAATGAACTACACGGCTGTTTGGGCGCAGATTCATGGGATCCCCGATCTCTACTGCTGCCCACAGGTGGTAGATCAGCTTGCTCGCCGTATCGGTAAAGTCCAGAGTGTTGAGCTAAACCCTGTGAAGTATTATGAGGGAGATTATGTCAGGATACGTGCGAGCATTGATGTTCGAGTGCCTCCAATTAGATTTGTACCTCTCAAATTGCCAGATGAGGGGCTCTTGCTAGATGTAAAGTATGAGAAGATAGGCTTTTTATATGAGGTGTGTGGTCACTTTGGCCATAACCAGGAGGAATGTGGTGATGGTGTTCATGACGAGAGCGAGCTGCAGTATGGCAAGTGGATGGTGGCCAAGCGTCGTGTCTCGGCCACGAGTTTATCTTTCGGTGCAAGaacgcctgttcccggacGCCGGGGTGGTGGCAGAGGATTTGGAGGTAGGGGTAGAGAGTCAAGCTCGCTGAAAAGATCCTCGCAAGAGGCTGACCTTAgcacggaggaggagcttgCTGATTCAGCTATGAGCCCAGCAAAGAATCCCGCGCCTAGCAATGGGAAGTATGTGATTAATTCGAGTGCAAAGAAGAAGCTTGACGTAGGAGGTGCGGAAGTTCCTGCGGATGCTGATAATGATGTGGCCATGTCGGAGGAAAAACATGACAGTGGGACAAACCTTGGGCTAGtcccgccaccaccaccacagtACGTCAAGCCGAAGGATCATAAGCGTGTGAAGCAGGGGGGTCCCTTTCAGTGGCACAAACCGACGAGGAGATATCGGCGGCCTCCATGGAGGAGGACCGCCGGACGCAATGAGTATATTAAGCTGGAACTGTCGCGGGATTGGCAACGACGCGACAGTTCGCGAGCTTCGCACTTTGGTGCGACGGTTTGCCCCCTCGGTGCTATGTCTCCAAGAAACTCAAGTTGGTAG
- the LOC112271900 gene encoding uncharacterized protein LOC112271900 → MMIKNFVDVWNESGAKEQPFSNFHIVYPKVPTQGNSDDCGIYVMKFMELWSQGSQQPCVLLRSDVQNFRVKLANRLMFSQDNIEDQAKKLVMTFSEAQQRPIEV, encoded by the exons ATGATG ATCAAAAACTTTGTCGATGTTTGGAACGAGAGTGGTGCAAAAGAACAACCTTTCAGCAATTTTCATATTGTCTACCCAAAAGTACCAACTCAAGGAAACAG TGATGATTGCGGCATATATGTTATGAAATTTATGGAACTTTGGTCGCAAGGGAGCCAGCAGCCATGTGTCTTGTTAAGATCAGATGTACAGAACTTCAGAGTGAAGCTAGCTAATCGGTTGATGTTCTCGCAAGACAACATTGAAGACCAAGCCAAGAAGTTGGTTATGACTTTTAGCGAAGCT CAGCAGAGACCAATCGAAGTGTGA
- the LOC100833903 gene encoding protein FAR1-RELATED SEQUENCE 5, which translates to MLSEEDIDIFLDNEVITEAVTSSQEVRDSLVPRMGMLFDSDKEAYEFYNTYASVSGSSAKKASCYHSRKRDIGKPTRHTFKCNRCGKVLDKEKQGEKRRDEQIRRAEKKVIQGLQPQKKRKRNLLEVTDCKAQMVISLRSGKWEVITLEVEHNHELSPPDETRFLISHKHMTNEEKQLIRTLNAVKLPTRKIMGILAVYRGGIKAVPYNKKYVSNYMTAIKQESRTNDMMQVSEYFTKRESLDPLFYFAIKLDVNNTVKSLFWADSNARRLYEAYGDCVSFDTTYGTNRYNLPFSPFVGITGHGSNCLFGCSILENETIETFKWLFETFLHRMHGKHPVSIITDQDVAMKQAIPLVFKNVTHRNCLWHIKKKAEERCAKAFATKRNLHEEFNDILNNTLTKEEFEELGPQMIVKYGVEDIKYLQDMWLDRRRFVPVYYKNVFFPFINSTTRSEGTNAIFKDNVCSTYTVISLLGEYQTIAENIEEKEKELDLVTRTTNPSYIHCSEMEIVTGKAYNRAIFYKFQKQLRFTSNLHVDEVQRFEKYEVYKSNYYAAMEFRSRRYVVAVDMKNKDFACLCCKFQKDGILCAHILKVLIHLNIPRIPDKYIIQRWRPRDRKVERDKRYNIPRELTCGNSQLRYNILCRWYTDISSEGAQHNEDYLMLVEEAKRLQEKLHANAAAREGRKGSSDEGSGQGNPNAAEPSAVPVQPKPHIQINDPTVATAKGCAQGTKKQTRKVQKKGGGGKPTGNIETSRNEGSTSVVTVEAAEHILRRMDLEAAKVARAG; encoded by the exons ATGCTATCTGAGGAAGATATTGATATATTCTTGGACAATGAAGTTATTACAGAAGCAGTTACTAGCAGCCAAGAAGTAAGGGACAGTCTTGTGCCTCGGATGGGAATGCTATTTGACAGTGATAAAGAAGCTTATGAGTTTTACAACACATATGCTTCTGTGTCTGGATCATCTGCCAAAAAAGCTTCTTGTTATCATTCTAGGAAGAGGGACATTGGCAAACCAACAAGGCATACTTTCAAGTGCAACCGTTGTGGCAAAGTGTTGGATAAAGAAAAGCAGggagaaaagagaagagatgaACAAATTAGAAGAGCAGAGAAGAAAGTTATTCAGGGCTTGCAGCcacaaaagaagagaaagaggaatTTACTAGAGGTAACTGATTGCAAAGCACAGATGGTTATATCCCTAAGGTCGGGCAAGTGGGAGGTCATAACCCTGGAGGTTGAGCACAACCATGAACTCAGCCCTCCAGACGAAACAAGGTTTCTCATATCGCACAAACACATGACAAATGAAGAGAAACAACTGATCCGTACATTGAACGCTGTAAAGCTCCCCACTAGGAAGATAATGGGCATCCTAGCTGTTTACAGAGGAGGGATAAAAGCGGTGCCATATAACAAGAAATACGTCAGTAACTACATGACAGCAATCAAGCAAGAAAGCAGGACTAATGACATGATGCAGGTGTCCGAGTACTTTACAAAAAGAGAATCGCTGGATCCattgttttattttgcaataaaattggATGTGAACAACACCGTAAAAAGCTTGTTCTGGGCTGACAGCAATGCAAGGCGGCTCTATGAAGCGTATGGAGACTGCGTGAGCTTTGACACAACCTACGGAACAAACAGATATAATTTGCCGTTTTCTCCGTTTGTAGGCATAACAGGACATGGCAGCAACTGCTTGTTTGGTTGTTCTATACTAGAGAACGAGACGATTGAAACCTTCAAATGGCTTTTTGAGACTTTCCTTCACCGTATGCATGGGAAGCACCCAGTGTCTATAATCACTGACCAAGATGTGGCCATGAAACAAGCTATACCTCTAGTGTTCAAGAATGTAACTCACAGGAACTGTCTATGGCACATAAAGAAAAAAGCAGAGGAGAGGTGTGCGAAAGCCTTTGCAACGAAAAGAAATCTGCATGAAGAGTTTAATGACATCCTGAACAACACACTGACAAAAGAGGAGTTTGAGGAATTGGGGCCACAGATGATTGTAAAATATGGAGTAGAGGACATAAAATACTTACAGGACATGTGGTTGGACAGACGCAGGTTTGTTCCAGTGTACTACAAGAATGTTTTTTTCCCATTCATAAACTCAACAACTAGAAGTGAGGGCACTAATGCAATATTCAAAGATAATGTTTGCTCAACATACACTGTGATAAGTCTTTTGGGTGAATATCAGACTATAGCGGAAAATatagaagagaaagagaaagaactTGACCTTGTCACAAGAACAACAAACCCTTCATATATACACTGTTCAGAGATGGAAATAGTGACAGGCAAAGCATACAACAGAGCAATATTCTACAAATTCCAAAAACAGCTCAGATTCACATCAAACCTCCATGTGGATGAGGTCCAGCGCTTTGAAAAATATGAAGTCTACAAATCAAATTACTATGCAGCAATGGAATTCAGGTCGAGGAGGTATGTTGTGGCTGTGGACATGAAGAATAAAGATTTTGCGTGCTTGTGCTGCAAATTCCAGAAAGATGGCATATTGTGTGCACATATCCTGAAAGTTCTCATTCACCTTAACATCCCACGGATACCAGACAAATACATAATTCAACGTTGGAGGCCAAGAGACAGGAAAGTAGAGAGGGACAAAAGATACAATATCCCCCGAGAGTTGACATGCGGAAACAGCCAGCTCAGATACAACATACTATGTCGCTGGTACACAGATATATCATCTGAAGGCGCACAACACAATGAGGACTACTTGATGCTTGTTGAGGAAGCAAAAAGGCTGCAGGAGAAGTTGCATGCAAATGCTGCTGCGCGTGAAGGTAGAAAAGGCTCGAGTGATGAAGGTAGTGGACAAGGTAATCCAAATGCAGCAGAACCTAGTGCTGTGCCTGTTCAACCAAAGCCGCACATCCAAATAAATGATCCAACGGTTGCTACTGCTAAGG GATGTGCTCAAGGCACAAAAAAGCAAACTAGAAAAGTTCAGAAGAAAGGAGGTGGTGGCAAGCCTACCGGCAACATCGAGACGAGTCGGAACGAAGGATCAACAAGTGTCGTCACTGTTGAAGCGGCTGAGCACATTCTTCGTAGGATGGACCTGGAAGCAGCCAAAGTCGCAAGAGCAGgttaa